From Dendropsophus ebraccatus isolate aDenEbr1 chromosome 10, aDenEbr1.pat, whole genome shotgun sequence:
gccGCAGCGTtttagtgtaagtgacagggggagtcacctgtcacttaccgatcgggtgactgcgggggtcccgatcggtaaaacggaccgccggaggtctctcacctgcctccttgcggtccgatcggtgctctggtcactgagcctgcacaggcaggcttaatgagcagagcgccgataacactgatcaatgctgtgcctatggcatagcaatcatcagtgtctaaaataaaagtagtgtatgtagaagtcccccaaagggacttaaaatgtatagaaaaaagttaaaaacactaatacactaccccaaaacccctccccaaataaaagtttaaatcaccccccatttcccattatataaataaaacatataaaaataaataaataaacatataatataccgtagcgtgcgtaattgtccgatctattaaactataacaagtgtcattgcaaacggcgaacggcgtacacgaaaagaggggggaaaaaacagcggataactgattttatgttacattatatatataaaaaaaaataataaaaagtgatcaaaacgtccgatcttcacaaatatggtatcattaaaaactagatatcatggcggaaaaaaatgacaccccatacagccccataggtaaaaaactaaaactgttataagcgtcacaataagcccattttattaatatttaattgccaaaaaaaaggatttcattaaaaaaagatatataacattagagaatctgtgtaacctgcatatggttgtgttcggactgacctatagaataatagtatcatgtcgctgttaccatatagtgcattacgtagacacaggaaccccccaaacgttaccatattgcattcttttttacgatttcaccaatttatatcttcataaataatatatttgggattccatcatacatgttatggtaaaatgaaagacgccattacaaagtacaactattcctgtaacaaataagcccttacatggcttgtagatagaaaactgaaagtgctagagctcttagaaggggaggagggaaaaatgaaagcgcaaagatcaaaatttgcgctgtccactgggtcattttgggactggtcctcaaagggttaaagcggttgttgagcgaaaatctttttcttttcaatcaactgatatcagaaagttatacagatttgtaatttacttctattaaaaaatctcaagtcttcccatacttattacttcctatatgccctgcaggaaatgttttattttcagtctgacacagtgctctctgctgacatctctggctgagacagaaaCTCTCTctaggttttctatgaatccccaaagaagacctctcctgctctggacagttcctgtcttggccagagatgtcagcagagagcactgtgtcatactgaaaataaaacatttcctgcatgacatatagtagctaataagggtgggaacacttgagattttttaatagaagtaaattacaaatcaatataactttctgacaccagtggatttgaaagaaaaagattttcgctggacaacacctttcaagactacaggactcatattccggactatcggactgatatttcaGACTATAGGACTCATATTCtggactatcggactgatatttcaaactacaggactcatattcaagactacaggactcatattcagactacaggactcatattccggACTATCGGACTTATAAtatagactacaggactgatattgcaGATTACAGGACTCATGTTCCAGACTATAGgaatgatattccagactacaagactgatattccagactacaagactgatattacagactacaggactgatattacagactacaggactgatgtttccaactatcggactgatattacagactacaggactcataatCCAGACTCCAGgattgatattccagactatcggatttatattacagactataggactgatattccagactatcggattgatattacagactacaggactcatattccagactattggactgatatttcagactactggactgatattacagactacagtacTAATATTCTAGACTATCGGActaatattccagactacaggactgatattccagactattggACTGAGAACCtatgtcagctgataggaatacagctgtaatcactgaaaAAATCCACATACACAAATAAGATGTACGaataattactgggtataacagatgtgagcagaccaaaatacacttttgaaAACTATGTATAAAttagcaaatccaatatgcagcctgcaataccaaagctaagtattgctgtgactgcgatggtgtctatggacaggaaaatgcttgttgcaaaaatGCTAGCATaaccttgctaaacaccccactaatctcGCTTCCTATCTCAGTAATCTCaataatctcactacctatctgtctaATTGAAATGGCAGCATGCAGGGAAACAATGAGACACTGAGAGAGCACAGTGATTGAGCtgaaaatggcgtccagaacgcaTCACACTGAGTTTTATATGGGATGGTCatatgattttagcagccaatcagaCCCCTGCACCTCTGACACTACTAAGTGCTCTGCACTGgttggctggcaaaaaggcacTCGAATGCGTACTCGAActaacagtaaaatgtttggatTGGTTTGAGTTTGGGAAAATAgagatgttcgactcgaacctaacttttctcgaacagttcgatcaacattACAGTTGGGCAACATCATGGTGGCCAAAACCAATGGTTTAACAATACGTTTAAAAAAGAGGTTGAACGCACATGCAGAGGTTGTCTTTTAAAGATAGATGTTTGAGTGCTGCCAGCATTGCTGGAAAGGTTACAGGGTTAGGGGGTTAGCATGTCAGTGCTCAGATCATATGACACTCACTGTATTGTATTTTTCTGCATGGCTATCATCCCAGAAGGAAGCCTCTTCTAAAGATAATGCAAAAGGAAGCTTGTTTGCTGTCTTGTCAAACAGTCTGCTGAAGACAagcagactaaaggccctattccacggaacgattatcggccattacggccaataattatcccgtggaatagagggcaatgatcagccgacagagttcatgtcagctgatcgttgcatcgcttgtttttcaaacatgttgaaaaacgagcaactgatatagcagcaaCCTGCTGCCgtggctccgtggaataggagcggtggcagcagaccgccactatcccctatgggctgcccggacgatctagcgatcacctgagcagctccccgcagcccctcccgctCTCACCTACTCACTGCCGACTAGTGGAATAGCGGAGGCAGACAGtgacgccgcaatgatgaggcgacctgagtcgtctgcctcaggcggcgccaccagctgtcatcatgggggcggcatatggtggattataatatgggcagtatgggaggcagcccggggcccgaggctccggggggcccatgccccgccgcccacattataatctgccactgattagctgcattcccggaatgcatgtaccggagtccacccgcgcccggacagcatctgtaattagatgctgggagcgggggagactgtattcataagcgccgcgctgtactgaatcagccgcgcggtgctgatactacagcgcggtgcttatgaatacagtctcccccgctcccagcatctaattatagATGTTGTCCGGGTGtggggggtctccggtaccggcattccacgtccgtgatccgtcacgATCACGGAACATGGGattgcagccttagtcccccgggtgatgcgcggctgccgggggtgtctcgggtgtgcatggggagctctctgatgcacgcgctgccagggacaggacgggacacctccggcagctgcgcatcagccggggaccagaccagagaggttcgacgggggaacggatggcaggtgagttgtgtgctgttttttgtttttgttttatctgctgtgcagggggggaccatctataagggagggggaagagggaagagggggaccatctataagagagggggaaagagagggaccatctataaggggggaagagggggaccatctataaggggggggagagggggaccagctataaggggggaagagggggaccatctataaggggggaagagggggaccatccataaggggggaagagggggaccatccatagggggggagagggggaccatctataagggggggaaagagggggaccatctataaggggggcagagggggaccatctataaggggggggaagagggggaccatctataagggggggaagagggggaccatctttaagggggggggggagagggggaccatctataagggggggaaaagaggggcaccatctataagggggaagaggggaccatctataaggggggaagagggggaccatctataaggggggaagagggggaccatctttaaatgagtggaagagggggaccatctataaaggaggggggagacggggaccatctataagggaggggaaggagggggaccatctataagggaggggaaggagggggaccatctataagggaggggggagaggggaccacctataagggaggggggagaagaggaccatctataagggaggggggaaagggggaccatctataaggggggagagggaagagggggaccatctataagggaggggggaagaccatctataagggaggggggagagggggaccatctataagggaggggggagagggggaccatctatagggggggaagggggaccatctataagggaggggaaggagggggaccatctataagggaagggggaagagggggaccatctataagggaggggggagatggggaccatctataaagggagaggggagagggggaccatctataagggaggggggagaggggaccatctataagggaggagggaaagggggaccatctataagggaggggggagagggggaccatctataagggaggggggagagggggaccatctataaggggggagggggaccatctataagggagaggggaccatctataagggggggaaagggggaccatctcctaaaagatcagcaccctcctctcctgacatcctctgtgctgctgggacttctcctataggattagcaccctcctctcctgacatcctctgtgctgctgggacctctcctataggattagcaccctcctctcctgacctcctctgtgctgctgtgacctcccctataagatcagcaccctcctctcctgacctcctctgagctgctgtgacctcccctataagatcagcaccctcctctcctgacatcctctgtgcagcaagggaccaaacattatgttaactggggacagcattggggggggggggcagtattggattataatgtgggcggattgacggggggggggcatcatcCTTTAGTTCGCcttgggcagcagagaggctagaatcaccactggaagcagcaagcggggaacgaggagtaaacaagcactgaccgtttgctcctctgcattgccccgtggaataggcGCTTAAGGACATGGATTACTGGAGCCATGTCTTGTAATCGTTTAGGACAAAGATAAACTTATATGGTTCAGATGTTATCAACCATGTGTGGTGGCAACCAGAAAAGGAGTCCACAAGTGTAAACAtagtgtaatgactggagtcgtggattcaCTGGagcgtcactagcgatggcgtaagccgcaccagggagcggagtctaaggggccgctggttttcaccagagcccgccgcaaggcgggatggacttgctgtggcaggcgacccccaggtcgctacccctggcttggcttgctagtgacggcggacgaggtgtagcaggaacagtaggcaagcaggcaggcaggcaggtagGCAGCTGGATACAGGGAACCGCAGGTAGCAGAAACAATGTGCAGGAACACAGGATAGGCATAAAGAGGTAGCTGGAACTGAACACACTTGctgaggctccaacacctgtggtggggcagggctgcaatttataggagaatctaagagcagagcagcagtcaattaaaggcacactgaccctctaagttatagcagagccggtgcgcacgctccctaggagacagggacgcgcccttCGGGCTGACAGGGATCTGGAGGAGGAGCcctggcacagagcaggagatggggcagcagcggcgcggcgaAAGGTATGTGGCACAGTGAGAAAGAACATGATCTCCTCCCCTCGGAAAGTGGGTAACAAGGCACTATTCCAACATGataatgaccccaaacacacctgtAAGATCACATATCAGCTGTTTTTAAACAAGAAGAAAGGACTACACCATTGCTAGACACTGGATCCAGACCCCCTCACCAGCTTCTTCTTCAGTGAATAAACCAGTAATTCTAAAAAGCCATCTTACATCTTACTCCATCAAGTAATAATACATTGCTTAACATTTGTTAATTGTAATTCTCAGTCATGTGTCATCACAAACAACAAACAACTACTAATAAGACAAGGTATTCCACCTGTCAGTTCAACTATCAGGGGACCTCATTAACTTTCAGAACTaggatatatgcagtatatatatatatatatatatatatatatatatatatatatatatacacacacatttactgTATGCATTAACTTGATTGAAAGCGGGAGTCACATAATTCATCAGGCGCCATCTGTTGTTTTATTGAGCAGCTTTGACCACATACACTGTAAGTAACCCCAGAAGTTATCTAATATATCTAATGCATAATAATGCTTTATGTATGAGAATGTTGAAGTGAAAAATAACAGAAAGAGACTTGTAAATAGTATATAAAAGATCATATACTGTAGTTGCTATGCATAGAGGTTATATAAGAtactttcttttattaaaatgtaaTGCTGATGCTTGTATTCTCTGCAGTGGTGGCTCAAGCaaacttaaaggggctttccagggaaaaaaaatgttaactatAAAAAGAATTTACTAATATTAGTTTATTAGCAATGTGTCCGCACACCTTTAAAGTTTGCCAAGTTGTCCTTCaacaaaattttcttttttttttctttttattactcaTATTTTATTAGGGATTTTCAAGATTTTAAACATTTTCAACAGACATAGCGGAGACAACGGATATTCATACATCAGTACAAACACAGATATTATACATTCATATTTATCATAGTAAATCAACACAATAAACTGGGTTTAGAATATGTGTAACGAGGGAGTCTTTACTGTAGATATCCGAGGAAGCCTCTTGTAAGCCGGATCTTGTCTCGCTGGCAAAAGGGGTCCGCCTCAAGGAACAGACCGAACCAAAAAACATAAGCATAACTAAACTTAACAATGGTACATCCACCCCGGACCTATTTTGTAGTCTTATTGAACCAAAGGAAAGGAGCGTGTTAAGTTTACATGTGGTTGTCATCAATACACATTTCTCTCTCCGTTTCCCTAAATTGGTTTGGGAAACTTGGTAGTTTCCATTATATAGTTGTAAAGAACCGAGTTTACTATTTATCTCTTCTTTTTTTGTGCTATTTTAGACTTGGAAGTGGTTAGAATGTGGAtggcccactgtaactatggaagcactagcctggcgttcatagtacaggatagataatgtcatgatgtcctgatttgtgcaaaattgccataaaaaaaactgtgattttttgcaaatcatggcagaagtgtagccaggagacagtacaccattaaaagtataagtctttttgggtggtcatgggccccccaggagttcagggccccgggctgccgcccaaaacgcccctattataatccactactggtggaTGGTTATGAAGACAATCACCTAAGGGAGATAGATTTAAATTTAATAGAGCCACCTTGGGGCCTCATTTAGGAGGATATTGTAATACCTTGCTAAGTAGAgtgtatttttttgcaaaaagggtTTAAAGGACacgtgccatgaaaaactttttcccagtaattgaagcacattataaagttatataactctgtaatatgcttcaatcacctatctgcctcccttccctgtctttcccccctccaccccccaccaagaagtgtcctaactcacacagacctaattactgtctcCACCGTCACcaagcagctccttcttgtgaggatgagtctgcagcaggagggctgctctaggtcctgttacagcagcccccccctcctcagTCCAAGGGATGGCTTGcatttgttcagccaatgggagctgagcaagctgagtcacctgacaaggcaggggaggggggagggctgctgtaacaggagaaggagctgagagaagagcttggtgacggtgacaacagtaattaggtctgtgtgagttaggacacttcctggtggggggtgaaggggggaaaagacagggaagggaggcagataggtgattgaagcatattacagaattatataactttgtaatgtgcttcaattactgggaaaaagtttttcatggctcTTGTCCTTTAATGGCTACACACTCCCACCAAATATGCATAAGGGTACCTACTTCCACCTGGCACCTCCAGCAAAGATGTGAGCAGGTGGGAAACATTTTTGACAGGCAGTGTGGGGTAAGGTACCAACGATATAGCAATTTTATGGGAGGCCTCAACATGGTTAACACAGCTATACATGTAAGTGAGGCACCACTGGTCCTCAGTAACTTTCCGGTGGAGTTCAGATTTGTATTTTTCAGTACAAGGTAATTGGTTCAAAGTCAATTTCATGCCTTTTCATGTCCCTCACAGGTTTTCCAGTACTGACAGCTCATCTAGTTGAAGgactcatgattagagatgagcaaacctcgagcatgtttgagtccatccgaacccgaactttcggcatttgattagtggtggctgctgaagttggataaagccctaaggctatgtggaaaacatggatatagtcattggctgtatccatgttttccagacaaccttagagctttatccaagttcagcagccaccgctaatcaaatgccgatcgttcgaattcggatggactcgaacccgaacccggttcgctcatctctactcatgataGATTGGACTTATCAGGTGATAATGCTATTTTGAATGAATGCTGCTTGTTGTCTTTGTTATTGTCAACTTTATAAAGTTTATAAACTCTAAAGTATGATGTCTGGAAGAAAGGGATTGGACATGTAGGATTTTAAAAAGACCCTATTGTTCTATGACAGATAATCCATCCCCAGAGTTGTATGGAAGAGTCTTACCCCTCCTCTCTTCATATTTGAAAGTGCCTGCAGGTTCACATAGATACTGTAGCTGTCAGCTGAAAAAACATTAGCCGGAAACCTTAGGGCTTCTTTTGTAGTTCAGAAGCTCAGGTTTTCTTATAGTGTTATacactattacattttttttttccattcaaatATTACAGAGGGATGCTTGCCTACCGTGGGTCATTTTATGCCCCCTGAAAAAAAGGACCTTTGTGTCCTGGGACATAGCTCCAGCTGTTTTCTATCCAGATTCTGTAACTAGGTCCCCACTGGACTTGACCTTGATCCTTCACGACTTTTCTTTCATCTCTATGCCCTCCTTTTCTTAGTCTCACAGTGATCTACAGTTACCATACCTTTTTTGCCTTTCATAGCTTCCACTATCATTGTTTAGATCCAATAGCAACTGCTACAGGTTGTCTTTACCTTCTAAACCTATATGCCGACACCTGATATTTATGGATGACCTAAAGATGTATAAGAATAAGACCACTGTTGACTATTTTATCCTGAAAGGATTCTCAGATACTCCCAAATTGCACCTTatagtttttgttgttgttcttttCCTTTATCTGATCATTTTTGGAAATAACATGACAATTCTCATCCTGATCTGCTTGGAACGATATCTCCACACTCCCATGTACTTCTTCTTGGCCAACCTGTCCATCATTGACATCTTTTTTACCACTACCACGCTACATAGGATCTTCTCTAGTTTTATCACTGGAGACAAAACAATTTCATTCTATGAGTGTATGATACAATTTTTTCTATCTGGAACCTTCTCAGTTCATCAGTTGTACATACTGACCGCCATGAGCTATGATCGCTATGTGGCCATTTGTATCCCGTTGAGATACCAATTGATTATGAACCAAACAAGATGTCTAGTTTTGGCTTCTCTAGGATGGGGCTTGGGCTTTCTTTTTACAAGTCCTATCGCCTGGATACAATCTAGTTTCTCATGTTATACCTCCATCGAAGTCAACCACTTCTTCTGTGACATTGTCCTTCTGAAGAAGATGACCTGCAACGACACCTCCATATTGGAGATATTGTCCTTCATTGAAGGGTTAGTTCTTTTCGTAGCTTTCCCATTTTTTCTTACTTTTGTGCCCTATATTTTTATAATAGTTGCAATTCTGAAGATCCGTACCACCTCGGGCAGAAATAAGGCCTTCTACACGTGCTCCTCACATTTCACTGTCGTCATTCTTCTTTATACTATTTCTATTATTCAATATATGTTCTCAAGCAATTTAGACTATGAAAGACTTTTTACTCTGATCAACACTGTTGTGGTCCCTCTACTAAATCCGCTGATCTACAGCTTGAAAAACAAGGACATAAAAAATGCTCTAAAGAAAAAATTGGCATCTTGGTGTAATGCATAAATGTGacttattttatttagttttttctttGTATTGATTTTGTAAAGGCCATAGGCTCATTTTTTACAAATCTCTACAGAAAACATTAAAACACGGAGCTACATAAAGAATAGCCTATACATTAAACAAGCTATATAACTAAAATTTTACAAAGCTCACGATTACCTGATACAAGAAATTTAATATTGATcaatataatgtactgtacctagGCTGTAAAAATAATACTAGTACATATATCAAATGGAATACAACTGGGGATAACAGATCAAGAAAAGGAGAAGTACATGTTAGcagtaaaaacatattaaaaagacaacaaaaacatgatgtgtgaacacagcctaaatgctCCAATAAAGATATGTATGCacctgtgtatatgacagggtgATGTAGGCCGAAGGGGCCTGGTCAGAGATGGCGACAGCACTCAGGAGGGTGGGAGAGAAGATCCATCCAAGCCTCTTAGGACATTAGGAGATGCAGTCCTCCTCTCCCAATTCCAGCAGAattaacaggcgcagctactcccaacagataaAGTATAAAAAGcttctttattaaaataataaaacatatacgAAAGGCACAGCATTATGCATTTCTAGACTGGCCTGTCCCTTCATCAGATGCTGATGATGCATCTGATGAAGGGACGGTCCAgtctagaaacgcgtaatgctgagccttttatatatgttttattattttaataaagtagctTTTCATACTTCATCttttgggagtagctgcgcctgttaatcGTGCTGGAATTGGGAGAGGAGAACTACATCTTGTTATGGCCCTAATGTGGGTTTGCAGGAAGACTGCACACTGGTTCTCTTCTTGAGTATAcgcatggagagttgtgcctcgatctTGCACAACTCAGCCAGGTGAGAGGGGACCCAGTTTCACTCCGTTACTGGAATTCTATCCATCCTACTGCATCTagtcctgcacatggagcgctgtctttgttctcttttactCTAGCTTCCTAGG
This genomic window contains:
- the LOC138766491 gene encoding olfactory receptor 5AN1-like; translated protein: MYKNKTTVDYFILKGFSDTPKLHLIVFVVVLFLYLIIFGNNMTILILICLERYLHTPMYFFLANLSIIDIFFTTTTLHRIFSSFITGDKTISFYECMIQFFLSGTFSVHQLYILTAMSYDRYVAICIPLRYQLIMNQTRCLVLASLGWGLGFLFTSPIAWIQSSFSCYTSIEVNHFFCDIVLLKKMTCNDTSILEILSFIEGLVLFVAFPFFLTFVPYIFIIVAILKIRTTSGRNKAFYTCSSHFTVVILLYTISIIQYMFSSNLDYERLFTLINTVVVPLLNPLIYSLKNKDIKNALKKKLASWCNA